Proteins from a single region of Xenopus laevis strain J_2021 chromosome 9_10S, Xenopus_laevis_v10.1, whole genome shotgun sequence:
- the ern1.S gene encoding serine/threonine-protein kinase/endoribonuclease IRE1 isoform X3 — protein sequence MASLPTLLLLLLCLTCGGSSTTVSLPETLLFVSTLDGSLHAISKRTGSIRWTLKEDPVLQVPTHVAESAFLPDPNDGSLYTLGSKNKEGLTKLPFTIQELVQASPCRSSDGILYMGKKQDVWYVIDLVTGEKQQTLTSSFADSLCPSTSLLYLGRTEYTIAMYDTKNKELRWNATYHDYAATLPDEGTEYKMSHFVSSGDGMVVTVDSESGDVLWIQNYASPVVALYMWQREALRKVRYTNVAVETLRYLTFMSGEVGRITKWKYPFPKETETKSKLMPTLYVGKYSTSLYASFSLVHDGVTVVPRGRAIPLLDGPTPDGVTIEENGECEFTPSIDLKIPTGMKQKDKLRYWHNLWLLIGHHEIPNSAPTKILDNFPASLPRGQENIIEASAEKPHIPEEVMEMANEASEDLGTSYSQDLSDISRPVPPKPEAPVDSMLKDMATIIFSTFLLAGWVAFVITYPKQAVQQQQQLQHQQFQKQLEEKIQLLQMQNVPFQSPADLSQDGDYLDLSGGLGEGSTVSSPNVSPKASNHSVCSNISASEGASVISTEHEDADEDRHVAVGKISFNPREVLGHGAEGTIVYRGHFDNRDVAVKRILPECFSFADREVQLLRESDEHPNVIRYFCTEKDRQFQYIAIELCSTTLQEYVEEKDFDSHGLEPITLLEQTISGLSYLHSLSIVHRDLKPHNILISMPNAHGKVKAMISDFGLCKKLAVGRNSFSRRSGVPGTEGWIAPEILSEDSKENPTYTVDIFSAGCVFYYVISEGKHPFGKSLQRQANILLGTYSLDCLDLDLHEGLVAHHLLEEMINKDPQSRPSASAVLKHPFFWSLDKQLQFFQDVSDRIEKEALDGPLVKQLERGGQSVVQMDWRQHITVPLQTDLRKFRSYKGNSVRDLLRALRNKKHHYRELPAEVQETLGGVPDDFVCYFTSRFPSLLLHTYLAMQMCSHERPFQPYYQQDPSVFCPDVA from the exons ATGGCGTCTCTGCCGACCCTCTTGCTGCTCTTGCTCTGCCTTACG tgtgGGGGGAGCAGCACTACggtgtccctgccagaaacacTGCTTTTTGTATCCACACTCGATGGGAGTCTTCATGCCATCAGCAAGCGGACTGGCTCCATCAGATGGACACTGAAAGAAG ATCCAGTACTGCAAGTTCCAACACACGTAGCAGA GTCTGCTTTCCTCCCAGACCCAAATGATGGCAGTCTCTACACTCTGGGAAGTAAGAACAAGGAAGGGCTGACA AAACTTCCATTTACCATCCAAGAGCTGGTCCAGGCCTCTCCCTGTCGGAGCTCAGATGGCATCTTGTATATGG GCAAGAAGCAGGACGTTTGGTATGTCATTGACCTGGTGACTGGGGAGAAGCAACAGACTCTGACGTCCTCCTTTGCTGACAGTCTCTGCCCGTCAACTTCACTGCTCTACCTGGGGAGGACAG AATACACCATCGCTATGTACGACACAAAGAATAAAGAGCTGCGCTGGAATGCCACTTATCATGACTATGCTGCCACTCTGCCTGATGAGGGCACTGAATACA AAATGTCCCACTTTGTTTCCAGTGGAGACGGAATGGTGGTGACCGTGGACAGTGAATCAGGGGATGTGCTCTGGATACAGAACTATGCCTCACCAGTGGTGGCACTGTATATGTGGCAGCGAGAAGCCCTAAGGAAGGTGCGGTACACCAACGTGGCAGTGGAGACTCTGCGCTACCTGACCTTCATGTCTGGAGAGGTTGGCCGCATCACCAAGTGGAAATATCCTTTCCCCAAAGAGACAGAGACCAAAAGCAAACTCAT GCCTACTCTGTACGTGGGAAAATACTCCACCAGTCTCTACGCTTCCTTCTCGCTGGTCCATGATGGTGTCACTGTGGTG CCGAGGGGGAGGGCAATTCCACTGCTGGATGGGCCCACACCTGACGGGGTGACCATTGAAGAGAATGGGGAGTGTGAGTTTACACCCAGCATAGATCTGAAAATTCCTACAGGGATGAAACAAAAGGACAAGCTGAGATACTGGCACAACCTATGGCTGCTAATAG GGCACCACGAGATCCCAAACTCTGCGCCAACCAAGATCCTTGATAACTTCCCTGCTTCCCTGCCAAGGGGCCAGGAGAATATCATAGAGGCCAGTGCTGAAAAGCCACACATTCCAGAG GAAGTTATGGAGATGGCAAATGAGGCATCGGAGGATCTGGGCACTTCCTACTCACAGGATCTAAGTGACATTTCCCGACCAGTCCCTCCCAAGCCAGAAGCTCCTGTGGACTCCATGCTCAAAGATATGGCCACCATAATATTCAGCACCTTCCTCCTGGCTGGCTGGGTGGCCTTTGTCATCACATACCCAAAG CAGGCcgtacaacagcagcagcaactgcaGCACCAGCAGTTCCAGAAGCAGTTGGAAGAGAAGATTCAGCTGCTGCAGATGCAGAATGTTCCATTCCAGTCTCCTGCTGATTTGTCTCAAGATGGAGATTATCTAGATCTCTCTGGGGGGCTGGGGGAAGGCTCTACTGTCAGCTCTCCCAATGTGTCCCCAAAGGCTTCCAACCACTCTGTGTGTTCCAACATATCCGCATCAGAGGGTGCCAGTGTCATCTCCACAGAGCATGAGGATGCAG ATGAGGACAGGCATGTGGCTGTGGGTAAAATCTCATTTAATCCGAGGGAAGTTCTGGGTCATGGAGCTGAGGGTACCATCGTGTACAG GGGGCACTTTGATAACCGGGACGTGGCGGTGAAGAGAATTCTCCCAGAATGCTTCAGTTTTGCAGACCGAGAGGTGCAGCTGCTGAGAGAATCAGATGAACATCCTAATGTGATTCGCTATTTCTGCACGGAGAAGGATCGGCAGTTCCAGTACATCGCCATCGAGTTGTGCTCCACCACCCTGCAGGAG TATGTAGAAGAGAAGGACTTTGATAGTCACGGCTTGGAGCCAATCACGTTGTTGGAACAGACGATTTCAGGACTCTCCTACCTGCATTCACTCAGCATCG TACATAGGGACCTGAAGCCACACAATATCCTGATTTCCATGCCCAATGCCCATGGAAAGGTGAAAGCCATGATCTCCGATTTTGGCCTGTGCAAGAAGTTGGCAGTGGGAAGAAACAGTTTCAGCCGGAGATCTGGGGTCCCAGGGACAGAGGGATGGATTGCTCCAGAAATACTGAGTGAAGACAGTAAGGAGAATCCG ACCTACACGGTGGATATCTTCTCTGCTGGCTGTGTCTTTTACTATGTCATATCGGAAGGAAAACACCCGTTTGGCAAGTCCCTGCAGCGGCAAGCCAACATTCTCCTGGGCACCTACAGTCTCGACTGCTTAGACTTAGACCTGCACG AGGGCCTTGTTGCCCACCATCTCCTCGAGGAAATGATAAATAAAGACCCGCAGAGTCGTCCCTCTGCTTCGGCTGTGCTCAAACACCCCTTTTTCTGGAGTCTGGATAAACAACTTCAGTTCTTCCAG GATGTGAGTGATAGAATAGAGAAAGAGGCtctggatgggcccctggtgaaACAGCTGGAGAGAGGAGGACAGTCCGTGGTACAAATGGACTGGAGGCAGCACATCACTGTCCCACTGCAAACAG ATCTAAGGAAATTCCGCAGCTATAAAGGGAATTCCGTGCGAGACCTGCTCCGGGCATTGCGCAACAAG AAACATCACTACCGGGAGCTGCCAGCAGAGGTGCAGGAGACGTTGGGGGGTGTCCCAGATGATTTTGTTTGTTACTTCACGTCCCGCTTTCCCAGCCTACTCTTGCACACTTACCTTGCTATGCAAATGTGCAGTCATGAGAGACCCTTCCAGCCTTACTATCAACAGGATCCCTCCGTGTTCTGTCCTGACGTGGCTTGA
- the ern1.S gene encoding serine/threonine-protein kinase/endoribonuclease IRE1 isoform X1, whose amino-acid sequence MRAHLRGGLRSQPRCPALSGTRAEPSGTRTVPSGRFCGGSSTTVSLPETLLFVSTLDGSLHAISKRTGSIRWTLKEDPVLQVPTHVAESAFLPDPNDGSLYTLGSKNKEGLTKLPFTIQELVQASPCRSSDGILYMGKKQDVWYVIDLVTGEKQQTLTSSFADSLCPSTSLLYLGRTEYTIAMYDTKNKELRWNATYHDYAATLPDEGTEYKMSHFVSSGDGMVVTVDSESGDVLWIQNYASPVVALYMWQREALRKVRYTNVAVETLRYLTFMSGEVGRITKWKYPFPKETETKSKLMPTLYVGKYSTSLYASFSLVHDGVTVVPRGRAIPLLDGPTPDGVTIEENGECEFTPSIDLKIPTGMKQKDKLRYWHNLWLLIGHHEIPNSAPTKILDNFPASLPRGQENIIEASAEKPHIPEEVMEMANEASEDLGTSYSQDLSDISRPVPPKPEAPVDSMLKDMATIIFSTFLLAGWVAFVITYPKQAVQQQQQLQHQQFQKQLEEKIQLLQMQNVPFQSPADLSQDGDYLDLSGGLGEGSTVSSPNVSPKASNHSVCSNISASEGASVISTEHEDADEDRHVAVGKISFNPREVLGHGAEGTIVYRGHFDNRDVAVKRILPECFSFADREVQLLRESDEHPNVIRYFCTEKDRQFQYIAIELCSTTLQEYVEEKDFDSHGLEPITLLEQTISGLSYLHSLSIVHRDLKPHNILISMPNAHGKVKAMISDFGLCKKLAVGRNSFSRRSGVPGTEGWIAPEILSEDSKENPTYTVDIFSAGCVFYYVISEGKHPFGKSLQRQANILLGTYSLDCLDLDLHEGLVAHHLLEEMINKDPQSRPSASAVLKHPFFWSLDKQLQFFQDVSDRIEKEALDGPLVKQLERGGQSVVQMDWRQHITVPLQTDLRKFRSYKGNSVRDLLRALRNKKHHYRELPAEVQETLGGVPDDFVCYFTSRFPSLLLHTYLAMQMCSHERPFQPYYQQDPSVFCPDVA is encoded by the exons ATGCGCGCACACTTGAGAGGAGGGCTACGTAGTCAGCCGCGTTGCCCGGCACTGTCTGGGACACGGGCTGAACCATCTGGGACCCGGACTGTACCATCAGGGCGCTTT tgtgGGGGGAGCAGCACTACggtgtccctgccagaaacacTGCTTTTTGTATCCACACTCGATGGGAGTCTTCATGCCATCAGCAAGCGGACTGGCTCCATCAGATGGACACTGAAAGAAG ATCCAGTACTGCAAGTTCCAACACACGTAGCAGA GTCTGCTTTCCTCCCAGACCCAAATGATGGCAGTCTCTACACTCTGGGAAGTAAGAACAAGGAAGGGCTGACA AAACTTCCATTTACCATCCAAGAGCTGGTCCAGGCCTCTCCCTGTCGGAGCTCAGATGGCATCTTGTATATGG GCAAGAAGCAGGACGTTTGGTATGTCATTGACCTGGTGACTGGGGAGAAGCAACAGACTCTGACGTCCTCCTTTGCTGACAGTCTCTGCCCGTCAACTTCACTGCTCTACCTGGGGAGGACAG AATACACCATCGCTATGTACGACACAAAGAATAAAGAGCTGCGCTGGAATGCCACTTATCATGACTATGCTGCCACTCTGCCTGATGAGGGCACTGAATACA AAATGTCCCACTTTGTTTCCAGTGGAGACGGAATGGTGGTGACCGTGGACAGTGAATCAGGGGATGTGCTCTGGATACAGAACTATGCCTCACCAGTGGTGGCACTGTATATGTGGCAGCGAGAAGCCCTAAGGAAGGTGCGGTACACCAACGTGGCAGTGGAGACTCTGCGCTACCTGACCTTCATGTCTGGAGAGGTTGGCCGCATCACCAAGTGGAAATATCCTTTCCCCAAAGAGACAGAGACCAAAAGCAAACTCAT GCCTACTCTGTACGTGGGAAAATACTCCACCAGTCTCTACGCTTCCTTCTCGCTGGTCCATGATGGTGTCACTGTGGTG CCGAGGGGGAGGGCAATTCCACTGCTGGATGGGCCCACACCTGACGGGGTGACCATTGAAGAGAATGGGGAGTGTGAGTTTACACCCAGCATAGATCTGAAAATTCCTACAGGGATGAAACAAAAGGACAAGCTGAGATACTGGCACAACCTATGGCTGCTAATAG GGCACCACGAGATCCCAAACTCTGCGCCAACCAAGATCCTTGATAACTTCCCTGCTTCCCTGCCAAGGGGCCAGGAGAATATCATAGAGGCCAGTGCTGAAAAGCCACACATTCCAGAG GAAGTTATGGAGATGGCAAATGAGGCATCGGAGGATCTGGGCACTTCCTACTCACAGGATCTAAGTGACATTTCCCGACCAGTCCCTCCCAAGCCAGAAGCTCCTGTGGACTCCATGCTCAAAGATATGGCCACCATAATATTCAGCACCTTCCTCCTGGCTGGCTGGGTGGCCTTTGTCATCACATACCCAAAG CAGGCcgtacaacagcagcagcaactgcaGCACCAGCAGTTCCAGAAGCAGTTGGAAGAGAAGATTCAGCTGCTGCAGATGCAGAATGTTCCATTCCAGTCTCCTGCTGATTTGTCTCAAGATGGAGATTATCTAGATCTCTCTGGGGGGCTGGGGGAAGGCTCTACTGTCAGCTCTCCCAATGTGTCCCCAAAGGCTTCCAACCACTCTGTGTGTTCCAACATATCCGCATCAGAGGGTGCCAGTGTCATCTCCACAGAGCATGAGGATGCAG ATGAGGACAGGCATGTGGCTGTGGGTAAAATCTCATTTAATCCGAGGGAAGTTCTGGGTCATGGAGCTGAGGGTACCATCGTGTACAG GGGGCACTTTGATAACCGGGACGTGGCGGTGAAGAGAATTCTCCCAGAATGCTTCAGTTTTGCAGACCGAGAGGTGCAGCTGCTGAGAGAATCAGATGAACATCCTAATGTGATTCGCTATTTCTGCACGGAGAAGGATCGGCAGTTCCAGTACATCGCCATCGAGTTGTGCTCCACCACCCTGCAGGAG TATGTAGAAGAGAAGGACTTTGATAGTCACGGCTTGGAGCCAATCACGTTGTTGGAACAGACGATTTCAGGACTCTCCTACCTGCATTCACTCAGCATCG TACATAGGGACCTGAAGCCACACAATATCCTGATTTCCATGCCCAATGCCCATGGAAAGGTGAAAGCCATGATCTCCGATTTTGGCCTGTGCAAGAAGTTGGCAGTGGGAAGAAACAGTTTCAGCCGGAGATCTGGGGTCCCAGGGACAGAGGGATGGATTGCTCCAGAAATACTGAGTGAAGACAGTAAGGAGAATCCG ACCTACACGGTGGATATCTTCTCTGCTGGCTGTGTCTTTTACTATGTCATATCGGAAGGAAAACACCCGTTTGGCAAGTCCCTGCAGCGGCAAGCCAACATTCTCCTGGGCACCTACAGTCTCGACTGCTTAGACTTAGACCTGCACG AGGGCCTTGTTGCCCACCATCTCCTCGAGGAAATGATAAATAAAGACCCGCAGAGTCGTCCCTCTGCTTCGGCTGTGCTCAAACACCCCTTTTTCTGGAGTCTGGATAAACAACTTCAGTTCTTCCAG GATGTGAGTGATAGAATAGAGAAAGAGGCtctggatgggcccctggtgaaACAGCTGGAGAGAGGAGGACAGTCCGTGGTACAAATGGACTGGAGGCAGCACATCACTGTCCCACTGCAAACAG ATCTAAGGAAATTCCGCAGCTATAAAGGGAATTCCGTGCGAGACCTGCTCCGGGCATTGCGCAACAAG AAACATCACTACCGGGAGCTGCCAGCAGAGGTGCAGGAGACGTTGGGGGGTGTCCCAGATGATTTTGTTTGTTACTTCACGTCCCGCTTTCCCAGCCTACTCTTGCACACTTACCTTGCTATGCAAATGTGCAGTCATGAGAGACCCTTCCAGCCTTACTATCAACAGGATCCCTCCGTGTTCTGTCCTGACGTGGCTTGA
- the ern1.S gene encoding serine/threonine-protein kinase/endoribonuclease IRE1 isoform X2 has product MRAHLRGGLRSQPRCPALSGTRAEPSGTRTVPSGRFCGGSSTTVSLPETLLFVSTLDGSLHAISKRTGSIRWTLKEDPVLQVPTHVAESAFLPDPNDGSLYTLGSKNKEGLTKLPFTIQELVQASPCRSSDGILYMGKKQDVWYVIDLVTGEKQQTLTSSFADSLCPSTSLLYLGRTEYTIAMYDTKNKELRWNATYHDYAATLPDEGTEYKMSHFVSSGDGMVVTVDSESGDVLWIQNYASPVVALYMWQREALRKVRYTNVAVETLRYLTFMSGEVGRITKWKYPFPKETETKSKLMPTLYVGKYSTSLYASFSLVHDGVTVVPRGRAIPLLDGPTPDGVTIEENGECEFTPSIDLKIPTGMKQKDKLRYWHNLWLLIGHHEIPNSAPTKILDNFPASLPRGQENIIEASAEKPHIPEEVMEMANEASEDLGTSYSQDLSDISRPVPPKPEAPVDSMLKDMATIIFSTFLLAGWVAFVITYPKAVQQQQQLQHQQFQKQLEEKIQLLQMQNVPFQSPADLSQDGDYLDLSGGLGEGSTVSSPNVSPKASNHSVCSNISASEGASVISTEHEDADEDRHVAVGKISFNPREVLGHGAEGTIVYRGHFDNRDVAVKRILPECFSFADREVQLLRESDEHPNVIRYFCTEKDRQFQYIAIELCSTTLQEYVEEKDFDSHGLEPITLLEQTISGLSYLHSLSIVHRDLKPHNILISMPNAHGKVKAMISDFGLCKKLAVGRNSFSRRSGVPGTEGWIAPEILSEDSKENPTYTVDIFSAGCVFYYVISEGKHPFGKSLQRQANILLGTYSLDCLDLDLHEGLVAHHLLEEMINKDPQSRPSASAVLKHPFFWSLDKQLQFFQDVSDRIEKEALDGPLVKQLERGGQSVVQMDWRQHITVPLQTDLRKFRSYKGNSVRDLLRALRNKKHHYRELPAEVQETLGGVPDDFVCYFTSRFPSLLLHTYLAMQMCSHERPFQPYYQQDPSVFCPDVA; this is encoded by the exons ATGCGCGCACACTTGAGAGGAGGGCTACGTAGTCAGCCGCGTTGCCCGGCACTGTCTGGGACACGGGCTGAACCATCTGGGACCCGGACTGTACCATCAGGGCGCTTT tgtgGGGGGAGCAGCACTACggtgtccctgccagaaacacTGCTTTTTGTATCCACACTCGATGGGAGTCTTCATGCCATCAGCAAGCGGACTGGCTCCATCAGATGGACACTGAAAGAAG ATCCAGTACTGCAAGTTCCAACACACGTAGCAGA GTCTGCTTTCCTCCCAGACCCAAATGATGGCAGTCTCTACACTCTGGGAAGTAAGAACAAGGAAGGGCTGACA AAACTTCCATTTACCATCCAAGAGCTGGTCCAGGCCTCTCCCTGTCGGAGCTCAGATGGCATCTTGTATATGG GCAAGAAGCAGGACGTTTGGTATGTCATTGACCTGGTGACTGGGGAGAAGCAACAGACTCTGACGTCCTCCTTTGCTGACAGTCTCTGCCCGTCAACTTCACTGCTCTACCTGGGGAGGACAG AATACACCATCGCTATGTACGACACAAAGAATAAAGAGCTGCGCTGGAATGCCACTTATCATGACTATGCTGCCACTCTGCCTGATGAGGGCACTGAATACA AAATGTCCCACTTTGTTTCCAGTGGAGACGGAATGGTGGTGACCGTGGACAGTGAATCAGGGGATGTGCTCTGGATACAGAACTATGCCTCACCAGTGGTGGCACTGTATATGTGGCAGCGAGAAGCCCTAAGGAAGGTGCGGTACACCAACGTGGCAGTGGAGACTCTGCGCTACCTGACCTTCATGTCTGGAGAGGTTGGCCGCATCACCAAGTGGAAATATCCTTTCCCCAAAGAGACAGAGACCAAAAGCAAACTCAT GCCTACTCTGTACGTGGGAAAATACTCCACCAGTCTCTACGCTTCCTTCTCGCTGGTCCATGATGGTGTCACTGTGGTG CCGAGGGGGAGGGCAATTCCACTGCTGGATGGGCCCACACCTGACGGGGTGACCATTGAAGAGAATGGGGAGTGTGAGTTTACACCCAGCATAGATCTGAAAATTCCTACAGGGATGAAACAAAAGGACAAGCTGAGATACTGGCACAACCTATGGCTGCTAATAG GGCACCACGAGATCCCAAACTCTGCGCCAACCAAGATCCTTGATAACTTCCCTGCTTCCCTGCCAAGGGGCCAGGAGAATATCATAGAGGCCAGTGCTGAAAAGCCACACATTCCAGAG GAAGTTATGGAGATGGCAAATGAGGCATCGGAGGATCTGGGCACTTCCTACTCACAGGATCTAAGTGACATTTCCCGACCAGTCCCTCCCAAGCCAGAAGCTCCTGTGGACTCCATGCTCAAAGATATGGCCACCATAATATTCAGCACCTTCCTCCTGGCTGGCTGGGTGGCCTTTGTCATCACATACCCAAAG GCcgtacaacagcagcagcaactgcaGCACCAGCAGTTCCAGAAGCAGTTGGAAGAGAAGATTCAGCTGCTGCAGATGCAGAATGTTCCATTCCAGTCTCCTGCTGATTTGTCTCAAGATGGAGATTATCTAGATCTCTCTGGGGGGCTGGGGGAAGGCTCTACTGTCAGCTCTCCCAATGTGTCCCCAAAGGCTTCCAACCACTCTGTGTGTTCCAACATATCCGCATCAGAGGGTGCCAGTGTCATCTCCACAGAGCATGAGGATGCAG ATGAGGACAGGCATGTGGCTGTGGGTAAAATCTCATTTAATCCGAGGGAAGTTCTGGGTCATGGAGCTGAGGGTACCATCGTGTACAG GGGGCACTTTGATAACCGGGACGTGGCGGTGAAGAGAATTCTCCCAGAATGCTTCAGTTTTGCAGACCGAGAGGTGCAGCTGCTGAGAGAATCAGATGAACATCCTAATGTGATTCGCTATTTCTGCACGGAGAAGGATCGGCAGTTCCAGTACATCGCCATCGAGTTGTGCTCCACCACCCTGCAGGAG TATGTAGAAGAGAAGGACTTTGATAGTCACGGCTTGGAGCCAATCACGTTGTTGGAACAGACGATTTCAGGACTCTCCTACCTGCATTCACTCAGCATCG TACATAGGGACCTGAAGCCACACAATATCCTGATTTCCATGCCCAATGCCCATGGAAAGGTGAAAGCCATGATCTCCGATTTTGGCCTGTGCAAGAAGTTGGCAGTGGGAAGAAACAGTTTCAGCCGGAGATCTGGGGTCCCAGGGACAGAGGGATGGATTGCTCCAGAAATACTGAGTGAAGACAGTAAGGAGAATCCG ACCTACACGGTGGATATCTTCTCTGCTGGCTGTGTCTTTTACTATGTCATATCGGAAGGAAAACACCCGTTTGGCAAGTCCCTGCAGCGGCAAGCCAACATTCTCCTGGGCACCTACAGTCTCGACTGCTTAGACTTAGACCTGCACG AGGGCCTTGTTGCCCACCATCTCCTCGAGGAAATGATAAATAAAGACCCGCAGAGTCGTCCCTCTGCTTCGGCTGTGCTCAAACACCCCTTTTTCTGGAGTCTGGATAAACAACTTCAGTTCTTCCAG GATGTGAGTGATAGAATAGAGAAAGAGGCtctggatgggcccctggtgaaACAGCTGGAGAGAGGAGGACAGTCCGTGGTACAAATGGACTGGAGGCAGCACATCACTGTCCCACTGCAAACAG ATCTAAGGAAATTCCGCAGCTATAAAGGGAATTCCGTGCGAGACCTGCTCCGGGCATTGCGCAACAAG AAACATCACTACCGGGAGCTGCCAGCAGAGGTGCAGGAGACGTTGGGGGGTGTCCCAGATGATTTTGTTTGTTACTTCACGTCCCGCTTTCCCAGCCTACTCTTGCACACTTACCTTGCTATGCAAATGTGCAGTCATGAGAGACCCTTCCAGCCTTACTATCAACAGGATCCCTCCGTGTTCTGTCCTGACGTGGCTTGA